In Halorhabdus tiamatea SARL4B, a genomic segment contains:
- a CDS encoding beta-ribofuranosylaminobenzene 5'-phosphate synthase family protein yields MTRVSIGARLHAGFQNLSLARDRLYGGIGWAIDEPRLVLDVERAEELVCPDEAVEPYARRAIEALDVPGAEITVEQRFDRHAGLGSGTRLALASLVGIADVYGREVDVRELAPDLGRGGRSGVGIATFRDGGFVVDGGHPTERFTHSPPETGAWRTPPVIARHPIPDSWRFVLVIPDADAGQSGSTEDASMRSTVERADPGIADEIAPLLTQRLLPAIAEGDRRTFGEAITRLGRLNGAWYADEQGGVYRPPAGRLIESFSNVSGVSGVGQSSWGPTVYAIADTATADRVREAATDALADLDVDGAVRVTGPDNTGYRLEDG; encoded by the coding sequence ATGACGCGCGTCTCGATCGGGGCACGACTCCACGCCGGCTTCCAGAACCTCTCGCTCGCCCGCGATCGGCTCTACGGCGGGATCGGATGGGCGATCGACGAACCGCGGCTCGTCCTCGACGTCGAGCGGGCCGAGGAACTCGTCTGCCCGGACGAGGCCGTCGAACCGTACGCCCGCCGGGCGATCGAGGCGCTGGACGTTCCGGGGGCCGAGATCACCGTCGAGCAGCGCTTCGACCGCCACGCCGGGTTGGGCAGCGGGACGCGACTCGCGCTCGCGTCGCTGGTGGGGATCGCCGACGTCTACGGCCGCGAGGTCGACGTCCGAGAGCTCGCCCCAGATCTCGGCCGCGGCGGTCGCAGCGGCGTCGGAATCGCGACGTTCCGCGACGGTGGCTTCGTCGTCGACGGCGGCCATCCCACCGAGCGATTTACCCACAGTCCGCCGGAAACGGGGGCCTGGCGGACACCACCAGTCATCGCCCGTCATCCCATTCCGGACTCCTGGCGGTTCGTCCTCGTCATCCCGGACGCCGACGCCGGCCAGAGTGGAAGCACGGAAGACGCGAGCATGCGCTCGACCGTCGAGCGGGCCGATCCGGGCATCGCCGACGAGATCGCCCCGCTTCTGACCCAGCGGCTCCTGCCCGCGATCGCCGAGGGGGACCGCCGAACGTTCGGCGAGGCGATCACCCGACTCGGCCGACTCAACGGCGCGTGGTACGCCGACGAACAGGGCGGCGTCTACCGCCCGCCGGCCGGTCGGCTGATCGAGTCGTTCTCGAACGTCTCGGGCGTCTCCGGCGTCGGCCAGTCCTCCTGGGGGCCGACGGTCTATGCGATCGCAGATACGGCGACCGCCGATCGCGTTCGGGAAGCAGCCACAGACGCACTCGCCGATCTCGACGTCGACGGTGCGGTCCGCGTCACGGGGCCGGACAACACCGGCTATCGACTCGAAGACGGGTGA
- a CDS encoding MATE family efflux transporter — MFDVSREDIVGGPLPRVLVVLAVPLVVQNFALVAQEVVDLFWVGRLGGTAVAGVGLAAVLVGLLMVPFMMLFTGTQVVTSQRVGADDEAAARRVPFTAAALAIPLAAAVGVVVSIGAEPVVALFTDQAQVATYAVAYLTAYILALVTTSLSDTLEAGFTGWGQTRVALYVNAVAIIVNVVVDPLLILGYGPFPRLEVFGAALATGIGYGVGALFAVALVARGRDGFRLTRDAVRPHLGTAREVVAVGAPIAGQNVGRQVARLVVITVVSFAGGAAGLAAYHVGSRVATVAFVPAQGLAQAATSIVGQNLGAEHLERARRATWIGVAIAAVGLGVFGVVQWLFPEAIAHVFVPDMAGTDLAYTVAYLQILAYGYWALGAIYTVEAGFNGAGETSVSMVSTLAQYWAVRVPIAVVGVYVLTFDVTVVFWAVTLSNVAAAGWLLAYFAYTSRRGLFERAAEAQRPGAGKNTDAEEGVAAS; from the coding sequence ATGTTCGATGTCTCCCGGGAGGACATCGTCGGCGGCCCCCTCCCGCGCGTGCTGGTCGTGCTCGCGGTGCCGCTGGTCGTACAGAACTTCGCCCTGGTCGCCCAGGAGGTCGTCGACCTGTTCTGGGTGGGGCGACTGGGCGGGACGGCCGTCGCCGGGGTCGGCCTCGCCGCCGTTCTCGTGGGTCTGTTGATGGTCCCGTTCATGATGCTCTTTACCGGCACGCAGGTCGTCACCTCCCAGCGCGTCGGTGCCGACGACGAGGCGGCCGCCCGGCGGGTGCCCTTCACCGCCGCCGCCCTCGCGATACCCCTCGCCGCCGCCGTCGGCGTCGTCGTGTCGATCGGAGCCGAACCCGTCGTCGCGTTGTTCACCGACCAGGCCCAGGTCGCCACTTACGCCGTCGCCTACCTCACCGCCTACATTCTCGCGCTGGTGACCACCTCGCTGTCGGACACCCTCGAGGCCGGCTTCACCGGCTGGGGCCAGACCCGCGTCGCGCTGTACGTCAACGCCGTCGCGATCATCGTCAACGTCGTGGTGGATCCACTGCTCATCCTCGGGTACGGACCGTTCCCGCGCCTGGAGGTCTTCGGCGCGGCGCTCGCGACCGGGATCGGCTACGGCGTCGGCGCGCTGTTCGCCGTCGCGCTGGTGGCCCGCGGTCGCGACGGGTTCCGGCTCACGCGGGACGCCGTCCGCCCGCACCTCGGGACCGCTCGCGAGGTCGTCGCCGTCGGCGCGCCGATCGCCGGCCAGAACGTCGGCCGGCAGGTCGCCCGTCTCGTCGTGATCACGGTGGTCTCCTTCGCCGGCGGCGCTGCGGGCCTTGCAGCCTACCACGTCGGCTCCCGCGTCGCGACTGTGGCTTTCGTCCCGGCCCAGGGCCTCGCTCAGGCGGCGACCAGTATTGTCGGCCAGAACCTCGGCGCGGAACACCTCGAACGCGCCCGGCGGGCGACCTGGATCGGCGTCGCCATCGCCGCCGTCGGCCTGGGCGTCTTCGGCGTCGTCCAGTGGCTCTTCCCCGAAGCCATTGCCCACGTCTTCGTCCCGGACATGGCGGGGACGGACCTCGCATACACCGTCGCGTACCTCCAGATCCTCGCCTACGGCTACTGGGCGCTGGGCGCGATCTACACCGTCGAGGCCGGCTTCAACGGTGCCGGCGAAACGTCGGTGAGCATGGTCTCGACACTGGCCCAGTACTGGGCCGTCCGCGTCCCAATCGCTGTCGTCGGCGTCTACGTACTCACCTTCGACGTGACCGTCGTCTTCTGGGCAGTGACGCTCTCGAACGTCGCGGCCGCCGGCTGGCTGCTTGCCTATTTCGCCTACACCAGCCGCCGGGGGCTGTTCGAACGTGCCGCCGAGGCACAGCGGCCCGGGGCGGGCAAGAATACGGATGCTGAAGAGGGTGTTGCGGCCAGCTGA
- a CDS encoding PAS domain S-box protein, which translates to MAVERPDEIRVLHVDDEPDLAAVTGEYLQREDDRITVGTAASASEGLDELAEETVDCVVSDYDMPGQDGIEFLETVREEYPDLPFILYTGKGSEAVASDAIGAGVTDYLQKESGADHYRLLANRIVNAVERYRAGERVERAERRYRTLFEEMNEGAALHQLVYEGGEPVGYEILEVNGNFETVLDISAEAAIGRRAIDVYDVEEPPYFDRYVQVAETGESMEFETHFEPLGKHFHVSVFSPQTGQFATVFSDVSEENAVEARLCRERALYNAQSEATLDGHLVVDDDRTIVSYNSRLLELWDIPENLIESRDDEAVLDHVVEKTADPDEFRTLVESLYDQPNAESRDEIELTDGRWFDRYSTPVVGADGTRYGRLWVFRDISDRKARERELSRLSERLELAVEGANLGVWDWDMTTDDVEFNEQWAAMLGHSTEEIEPHLDAWERRVHPDDLPVVEAALEAHIEDETPLYDTEHRMKTADGDWKWIRDIGRVVERDENGEPRRAVGIHLDIDDRKQREQQLRLFRQAVEQTAHAVYITDVDGTIEYVNPAFEPVTGYTETEALGNDPSILNSGEYDETFYEDLWETITDGQRWRAEMIDRDADGDRIVLEQSIAPITDADGDPTKFVAVAQDVTQRKEAERELERARAQLRQVIDLVPDLLFAKDRDGRFLLANETTADAYGLSSAEVEGKLESAIIPDVEDAEQFREDDLAVIESGEPMVVPEEELTTADGETRILETTKIPYEVQGSGEDAVLGYARDITELMEYERELEAQRDNLEVLNQVVRHDIRNELQLVVAYADLLRRDADGTESDYAETVLEAARGAVDIIETARDVTEIMLQSDADPTPVDLPTVLLEAVEDLRSRYERAVVTVKEPLPDVEVLADDMLASVFRNLLTNAVKHNDSDVPEVTVTARAEGHVTVSVADNGPGIPEERRDAIFDQGETGLDSTGTGLGLYLVETLVDRYGGTVTVEDNDPTGSVFVVTLPVAE; encoded by the coding sequence ATGGCGGTCGAACGGCCGGACGAGATTCGTGTCCTGCACGTCGACGACGAACCGGACCTCGCGGCAGTCACCGGCGAGTATCTCCAGCGCGAAGACGACCGGATCACGGTCGGGACCGCGGCGAGTGCGAGCGAGGGGCTCGACGAACTCGCCGAGGAGACTGTCGACTGCGTCGTCTCTGACTACGACATGCCCGGCCAGGACGGCATCGAGTTCCTCGAAACAGTCCGCGAGGAGTACCCGGACCTTCCCTTTATTCTCTATACTGGGAAGGGCTCAGAGGCAGTCGCCAGCGACGCGATCGGCGCTGGCGTAACGGATTATCTCCAGAAAGAGTCCGGGGCCGACCACTACCGGTTGCTGGCCAACCGGATCGTGAACGCGGTCGAGCGGTATCGGGCGGGCGAGCGCGTCGAGCGGGCCGAACGACGCTACCGAACGCTGTTCGAGGAGATGAACGAGGGGGCGGCGTTACACCAACTCGTCTACGAGGGGGGCGAGCCAGTCGGCTACGAGATCCTGGAGGTCAATGGGAACTTCGAGACGGTTCTCGACATTTCGGCGGAAGCGGCCATCGGGCGGCGAGCGATCGACGTCTACGACGTCGAAGAACCGCCGTACTTCGATCGATACGTCCAGGTCGCCGAAACCGGTGAGTCGATGGAGTTCGAGACTCACTTCGAACCGCTGGGCAAACACTTTCACGTCTCGGTGTTCTCTCCGCAGACGGGCCAGTTCGCCACGGTCTTCTCCGATGTCTCCGAGGAGAACGCTGTCGAGGCCCGGTTATGTCGGGAGCGGGCGCTGTACAACGCACAGAGTGAAGCCACACTCGATGGCCACCTCGTCGTCGACGACGATCGGACGATCGTGTCGTACAACTCCCGACTCCTCGAGCTCTGGGACATCCCCGAGAACCTCATCGAAAGCAGGGACGACGAAGCCGTGCTCGATCACGTAGTCGAGAAAACGGCCGATCCCGACGAGTTTCGGACCCTGGTCGAATCCCTCTACGACCAGCCCAACGCCGAGAGCAGAGACGAGATCGAACTCACCGACGGTCGCTGGTTCGATCGCTATTCGACGCCAGTTGTTGGCGCGGACGGGACTCGCTATGGGCGTCTGTGGGTGTTCCGGGATATTTCCGACCGGAAGGCACGAGAGCGGGAGTTGTCCCGACTCTCCGAGCGCCTCGAACTCGCCGTCGAGGGGGCGAACCTGGGCGTCTGGGACTGGGACATGACCACCGACGACGTCGAATTCAACGAGCAGTGGGCCGCGATGCTTGGCCACTCCACCGAAGAGATCGAACCGCACCTCGATGCCTGGGAACGTCGCGTCCACCCCGATGACCTGCCGGTGGTCGAAGCGGCCCTCGAGGCCCACATCGAAGACGAAACGCCGCTGTATGACACCGAACACCGGATGAAGACGGCCGACGGCGACTGGAAGTGGATTCGGGACATCGGCCGTGTCGTCGAACGGGACGAGAACGGCGAGCCACGCCGTGCCGTGGGGATCCACCTGGACATCGACGACCGCAAGCAACGGGAACAGCAACTCCGGCTGTTCCGGCAAGCGGTCGAACAGACTGCCCACGCCGTCTACATCACCGACGTCGACGGAACGATCGAGTACGTCAATCCCGCTTTCGAGCCGGTAACCGGCTACACAGAGACCGAGGCTCTCGGGAACGACCCGAGCATTCTCAACTCAGGGGAATACGACGAGACGTTCTACGAGGATCTCTGGGAAACGATCACCGACGGCCAGCGATGGCGTGCGGAGATGATCGACCGGGACGCCGACGGCGACCGGATCGTCCTCGAACAGTCGATCGCACCGATCACCGACGCGGACGGCGACCCGACGAAGTTCGTCGCTGTCGCCCAGGACGTCACCCAGCGCAAGGAGGCCGAACGCGAACTCGAACGCGCCCGCGCGCAACTCCGCCAGGTCATCGACCTCGTGCCGGACCTGCTTTTCGCCAAGGATCGCGATGGTCGCTTTCTGTTGGCGAACGAGACGACTGCCGACGCGTACGGACTCTCCTCCGCGGAAGTCGAGGGCAAACTCGAGTCAGCCATCATCCCCGATGTCGAGGATGCCGAACAGTTCCGCGAAGACGACCTCGCTGTGATCGAGTCGGGTGAGCCGATGGTCGTGCCTGAGGAAGAGCTGACGACTGCTGACGGCGAAACCCGCATTCTCGAGACGACGAAGATCCCCTACGAAGTCCAGGGCAGCGGCGAGGATGCCGTTCTCGGGTACGCCCGGGACATTACGGAACTCATGGAGTACGAGCGGGAACTCGAGGCCCAGCGGGACAACCTCGAAGTCCTCAATCAGGTCGTCCGCCACGACATTCGCAACGAACTCCAGCTCGTCGTCGCCTACGCGGATCTCCTGCGCCGAGACGCCGATGGGACCGAAAGCGACTACGCCGAGACCGTCCTAGAAGCGGCCCGCGGTGCTGTCGACATCATCGAGACGGCACGCGACGTGACCGAGATCATGCTCCAGTCTGACGCCGATCCGACACCGGTCGACCTCCCGACGGTCCTCCTCGAAGCGGTCGAGGACCTCCGCTCGCGGTACGAACGCGCCGTCGTGACCGTCAAGGAACCCCTCCCCGACGTCGAGGTGCTCGCCGACGACATGCTCGCGTCCGTCTTCCGGAATCTGCTGACCAACGCCGTCAAGCACAACGATAGCGATGTCCCTGAGGTCACCGTCACGGCTCGCGCCGAGGGCCACGTCACGGTCAGCGTCGCCGACAACGGTCCAGGAATCCCCGAAGAACGTCGGGACGCCATCTTCGACCAGGGCGAGACCGGCCTCGACAGTACCGGGACAGGACTCGGCCTCTATCTGGTCGAGACGCTGGTCGATCGCTACGGCGGGACGGTCACGGTCGAGGACAACGACCCCACGGGCTCGGTCTTCGTCGTGACACTCCCGGTCGCGGAGTGA
- a CDS encoding DICT sensory domain-containing protein has protein sequence MTLAQILEAIGDHEKELVVFNDEADGSIVDELREYFRTQNVRIRAETTASGRPTGVAVLAKRRTVLSVVSVATLRELLAGVPSGADAIGIADGDYEPILGYLKETTFTSRDTEQMLYTTREIEDRARRVRGGTIHAGFQRLSLVADQQPIYADLAARGVDVHIYGVPDVPTPEIDGAVHAVGNDEIAETWFVVFDGGGEGVQKCALLAEERGDGSFDGAWTYDPTIVDSILEHLEETYLAADRTRPQSDT, from the coding sequence ATGACGCTCGCCCAGATCCTCGAGGCGATCGGCGACCACGAGAAGGAACTCGTCGTGTTCAACGACGAGGCCGACGGGTCGATCGTCGACGAGCTTCGCGAGTACTTCCGGACGCAAAACGTCCGTATTCGGGCCGAGACGACCGCCTCGGGGAGACCGACGGGCGTCGCCGTCCTCGCCAAACGCAGGACCGTCCTCTCGGTGGTCTCGGTCGCGACCCTCAGGGAGTTACTCGCGGGCGTCCCGTCCGGGGCGGACGCCATCGGGATCGCGGACGGCGACTACGAACCGATCCTCGGGTATCTCAAGGAGACGACCTTCACCTCCCGCGACACCGAGCAGATGCTCTACACCACCCGCGAGATCGAGGACCGTGCGCGACGTGTTCGCGGGGGGACGATCCACGCCGGGTTCCAGCGCCTCTCGCTGGTGGCCGACCAGCAGCCGATCTACGCCGACCTCGCGGCGCGAGGCGTCGACGTGCACATCTACGGCGTCCCCGACGTGCCCACACCGGAGATCGACGGTGCAGTCCACGCCGTCGGGAACGACGAGATCGCCGAGACCTGGTTCGTCGTCTTCGACGGCGGTGGCGAGGGCGTCCAGAAGTGTGCCCTCCTCGCGGAAGAGCGGGGCGATGGAAGCTTCGACGGTGCCTGGACGTACGACCCGACCATCGTCGACAGCATTCTCGAGCACCTCGAAGAAACGTATCTCGCCGCTGATCGGACCCGGCCACAGTCCGACACGTGA
- the ilvD gene encoding dihydroxy-acid dehydratase produces MSKDDRFSVDKDEDLPSTDVTEGPDKAPHRAMFRAMGYDDGDFESPLVGIANPAADITPCNVHLDDVAEAAWDATDQAGGMPVEFGTITISDAISMGTEGMKSSLISREVIADSVELVAFGERVDGLVTIGGCDKNMPGMMMAMIRTDLPSVFLYGGSIMPGQHDGRDVTIVQVFEGVGAYASGDMDADELDSLERNACPGAGSCGGMFTANTMASISEVIGLAPLGSASPPAEDESRYDVAEETGELVVEVIEERRRPSDILSRESFENAIALQTAIGGSTNAVLHLLAMAAEAGVDLSIEDFDDISRRTPKIADLQPGGEKVMNDLHEIGGVPVVLRRLLEADLLHGDAMTITGRTLAEEIEYLEEVGRLPPESEIDADFLYSIDEPKEPEGAIKILTGNLAPDGAVLKATGNDEFHHQGPARIFEDEEAAMKYVQEGSIESGDVIVIRGEGPKGGPGMREMLGVTAAVVGQGHEDDVALLTDGRFSGGTRGPMIGHVAPESFVGGPIGALEDGDTVTVDIPERTLEVDLSDDEIDRRLDERDEPEPAYESGVLAKYGRDLDSAANGAVSNPAVKRD; encoded by the coding sequence ATGTCAAAGGACGACCGGTTCTCCGTCGACAAAGACGAGGACCTGCCGAGTACCGACGTCACCGAGGGGCCAGACAAGGCACCCCACCGGGCGATGTTCCGCGCGATGGGCTACGACGACGGCGACTTCGAGTCGCCGCTCGTGGGCATCGCCAACCCCGCCGCCGACATCACGCCCTGTAACGTCCATCTCGACGACGTGGCCGAGGCGGCCTGGGACGCGACCGACCAGGCGGGCGGGATGCCCGTCGAGTTCGGCACGATCACCATAAGCGACGCCATCTCGATGGGCACCGAGGGGATGAAGTCCTCGCTCATCTCCCGTGAGGTCATCGCCGACTCCGTCGAACTCGTGGCCTTCGGCGAGCGCGTCGACGGTCTCGTCACGATCGGCGGGTGTGACAAGAACATGCCCGGGATGATGATGGCGATGATCCGGACGGATCTCCCATCGGTCTTCCTCTATGGCGGGTCGATCATGCCGGGCCAACACGACGGCCGCGACGTCACCATCGTCCAGGTCTTCGAGGGCGTCGGTGCCTACGCCTCCGGGGACATGGACGCCGACGAACTCGATTCCCTCGAGCGAAACGCCTGCCCCGGCGCGGGATCCTGTGGCGGGATGTTCACCGCCAACACGATGGCCTCGATCTCGGAAGTCATCGGCCTCGCGCCGCTGGGGAGCGCCTCCCCGCCTGCCGAAGACGAGTCCCGGTACGACGTCGCCGAGGAGACCGGCGAACTCGTCGTCGAGGTCATCGAGGAGCGCCGTCGCCCGTCGGACATCCTCTCACGGGAGTCCTTCGAGAACGCCATCGCGCTGCAGACGGCGATCGGCGGCTCGACCAACGCCGTGCTCCACCTGCTGGCGATGGCCGCCGAGGCCGGTGTCGACCTCTCGATCGAGGACTTCGACGATATCTCTCGGCGGACGCCCAAAATCGCCGACCTCCAGCCCGGCGGCGAGAAGGTGATGAACGACCTCCACGAGATCGGCGGCGTGCCGGTCGTGCTCCGCAGACTCCTGGAGGCGGACCTCCTGCACGGCGACGCCATGACGATCACCGGCCGGACGCTGGCCGAGGAGATCGAGTATCTGGAGGAGGTGGGTCGGCTCCCGCCCGAGAGCGAGATCGACGCCGACTTCCTCTACTCGATCGACGAGCCCAAGGAACCCGAGGGCGCGATCAAGATCCTCACCGGGAACCTCGCGCCCGACGGCGCGGTGCTGAAAGCGACGGGCAACGACGAGTTCCACCACCAGGGCCCGGCCCGGATCTTCGAGGACGAGGAGGCAGCCATGAAATACGTCCAGGAGGGGTCGATCGAGTCCGGCGACGTGATCGTGATCCGGGGCGAGGGGCCGAAAGGTGGCCCCGGAATGCGGGAGATGCTCGGCGTCACGGCCGCCGTCGTCGGACAGGGTCACGAGGACGACGTTGCACTCCTCACGGACGGTCGCTTCTCCGGCGGAACGCGGGGACCGATGATCGGTCACGTCGCCCCCGAGAGTTTCGTCGGCGGGCCGATCGGAGCCCTGGAGGACGGCGACACCGTCACGGTGGACATTCCCGAGCGGACGCTCGAAGTCGACCTCAGCGACGACGAGATCGACCGGCGGCTCGACGAGCGCGACGAGCCCGAGCCCGCATACGAGTCGGGCGTCCTCGCGAAGTACGGCCGCGACCTGGACTCGGCGGCCAACGGCGCGGTGAGCAATCCGGCCGTCAAGCGAGACTGA
- a CDS encoding YccF domain-containing protein: MSDSPSFVVRGFWFLFVGWWLTGIVLSVAWLLNLTIIGLPVGIKLINKAPYTLTLKKLGSDEELETVEMGASSGSSPSLVIRGVYFVLVGWWASGILTAVAYLVSLTVIGLPIGIKLFNYLPYVVSLKKY; this comes from the coding sequence ATGTCAGACAGTCCATCATTCGTCGTCCGCGGCTTTTGGTTTCTTTTTGTAGGGTGGTGGTTGACCGGTATCGTTCTTTCAGTAGCCTGGCTCCTCAACTTAACAATCATCGGCTTGCCAGTCGGTATTAAACTGATTAACAAAGCTCCGTATACGTTAACATTGAAGAAACTTGGATCAGATGAAGAACTTGAAACTGTTGAAATGGGAGCGAGCAGCGGAAGTTCCCCGAGTCTCGTTATTCGCGGGGTCTACTTTGTCCTCGTTGGTTGGTGGGCAAGTGGTATACTGACGGCTGTAGCTTATCTCGTAAGCTTGACCGTTATCGGATTGCCTATTGGAATAAAATTATTCAATTACTTGCCTTATGTTGTCTCGTTAAAAAAGTACTAG
- a CDS encoding PH domain-containing protein has product MSGETATGGQVEHHAETDGVTLMEGESVFENRRPSWTLWWKQIGLAVLVLLAGIGGDAAIGGIVGAGLVFGYVVFSRAQSRYIVTDERIKGKIGVLSKEEMEYRIADIRSIGSSQSIFERLVGHGTIEFQSGANNKLIWHGVPEYKEVTNTVREQQRQYE; this is encoded by the coding sequence ATGTCGGGAGAAACTGCAACTGGTGGACAAGTAGAACATCACGCCGAAACAGACGGTGTAACCCTAATGGAGGGAGAATCCGTCTTCGAAAATAGACGTCCAAGCTGGACACTTTGGTGGAAACAAATTGGGCTTGCTGTACTAGTTTTACTGGCAGGGATCGGCGGAGACGCTGCAATCGGTGGAATTGTCGGGGCAGGGTTGGTCTTTGGCTATGTCGTGTTTTCACGAGCACAGTCGAGATACATCGTCACTGACGAACGGATCAAGGGCAAAATCGGCGTTCTTTCAAAAGAGGAAATGGAATATCGTATCGCTGATATACGAAGTATCGGATCTTCACAAAGTATCTTCGAACGGTTAGTTGGGCATGGTACTATCGAATTTCAATCTGGCGCGAACAACAAACTAATCTGGCACGGTGTCCCTGAATACAAAGAAGTGACAAACACTGTCCGTGAACAACAGCGGCAATACGAATAA
- the uvrB gene encoding excinuclease ABC subunit UvrB, producing the protein MSDTGGPLSPDRPDAESEFRVDAPFDPAGDQPDAIAQLAEGYRSGMDEQTLLGVTGSGKTNTVSWVLEEIQQPTLVIAHNKTLAAQLYEEFRELFPDNAVEYFVSYYDYYQPEAYVEQTDKYIEKDASINDEIDRLRHSATRSLLTREDVIVVASVSAIYGLGDPANYVDMSLRLEVGQEIDRDELLGRLVDLNYERNDVDFTHGTFRVRGDTVEIYPMYGRYALRVEFWGEEIDRISKLDPLEGELKSEEPAALIHPAEHYSIPEQRLEDAIAEIEELMDRRVDYFERQGDLVAAQRIEERTTFDLEMLAETGYCSGIENYSVHLSDRESGEAPYTLLDYFPEDFLTVVDESHQTIPQIRGQYAGDKSRKDSLVENGFRLPTAYDNRPLTFEEFEEKTDQTLYVSATPGDYEREQSDQVVEQIVRPTYLVDPEIEVSPAESQVDDLMDRLDSLPDDERALVTTLTKRMAEDLTEYLEEAGVAVEYMHDETDTLERHELVRGLRAGEFDVLVGINLLREGLDIPEVSLVAILDADQEGFLRSETTLVQTMGRAARNVNGKVVLYADDPSDAMESAIAETKRRRRIQREYNAEHGHEPTTIEKAIGETNLPGSKTETGGSATADPADEEAAARLIEELEERMGEAADNLEFELAADIRDRIRELREEYDLDGPDGPGADGVPAPGPGES; encoded by the coding sequence ATGAGCGACACCGGCGGCCCCCTTTCGCCCGACCGCCCCGACGCCGAGAGCGAGTTCCGTGTCGACGCGCCGTTCGATCCCGCGGGCGACCAGCCCGACGCCATCGCGCAACTCGCCGAGGGCTATCGCTCGGGCATGGACGAACAGACCCTCCTCGGAGTGACGGGGTCAGGCAAGACCAACACCGTCTCGTGGGTGCTCGAAGAGATCCAGCAGCCGACGCTGGTCATCGCCCACAACAAGACCCTCGCCGCCCAGCTCTACGAGGAGTTTCGGGAGCTGTTCCCCGACAACGCCGTCGAGTACTTCGTCTCCTACTACGACTACTACCAGCCCGAGGCCTACGTCGAACAGACCGACAAGTACATCGAGAAGGACGCCTCGATCAACGACGAGATCGACCGCCTTCGGCACTCTGCAACGCGATCCCTCCTAACTCGCGAGGACGTGATCGTGGTCGCCAGCGTCTCGGCAATCTACGGGCTCGGTGACCCCGCCAACTACGTCGACATGTCCCTCCGCCTCGAAGTCGGCCAGGAGATCGACCGCGACGAGTTACTGGGCCGGCTCGTCGATCTGAACTACGAGCGCAACGACGTCGACTTCACCCACGGCACCTTCCGCGTTCGCGGGGACACCGTCGAGATCTACCCGATGTACGGCCGTTACGCGCTCCGGGTGGAGTTCTGGGGCGAGGAGATCGACCGCATCTCGAAGCTCGACCCCCTGGAGGGCGAACTCAAGAGCGAGGAGCCTGCCGCGCTGATCCACCCCGCCGAGCACTACTCGATCCCCGAGCAGCGCCTGGAAGATGCCATCGCGGAAATCGAGGAATTGATGGACCGACGCGTCGACTACTTCGAGCGCCAGGGCGACCTCGTGGCCGCCCAGCGCATCGAGGAGCGGACGACCTTCGACCTGGAGATGTTAGCGGAGACCGGCTACTGCTCTGGCATCGAGAACTACTCCGTCCACCTCTCCGATCGAGAGTCGGGCGAAGCCCCCTACACACTGCTGGATTACTTCCCCGAGGACTTCCTGACGGTCGTCGACGAGTCCCACCAGACGATCCCACAGATCCGCGGGCAGTACGCGGGCGATAAGTCCCGGAAGGACTCGCTGGTCGAGAACGGCTTTCGCCTCCCGACGGCCTACGACAACCGCCCGCTGACCTTCGAGGAGTTCGAGGAGAAAACGGACCAGACGCTGTACGTCTCGGCGACGCCGGGCGACTACGAGCGCGAGCAGAGTGATCAGGTGGTCGAGCAGATCGTCCGTCCGACCTATCTCGTCGATCCCGAGATCGAGGTCAGCCCCGCCGAATCGCAGGTCGACGACCTGATGGATCGCCTCGATTCCCTGCCCGACGACGAGCGGGCGCTGGTGACGACCCTGACCAAGCGTATGGCCGAGGACCTCACCGAGTACCTCGAGGAGGCGGGCGTCGCCGTCGAGTACATGCACGACGAGACCGACACCCTGGAGCGCCACGAACTCGTCCGGGGATTGCGAGCCGGGGAGTTCGACGTGCTCGTCGGGATCAACCTCCTCCGTGAGGGCCTTGACATCCCGGAAGTGAGTCTCGTCGCCATCCTCGACGCCGACCAGGAGGGATTCCTCCGGAGCGAGACGACGCTGGTCCAGACGATGGGTCGGGCCGCCCGGAACGTCAACGGCAAGGTCGTCCTCTACGCCGACGATCCCAGCGATGCGATGGAGTCGGCCATCGCAGAAACGAAGCGGCGGCGGCGGATCCAGCGGGAGTACAACGCCGAACACGGTCACGAACCCACCACCATCGAGAAGGCCATCGGTGAGACGAACCTGCCGGGAAGCAAGACCGAGACGGGCGGGTCGGCGACGGCCGATCCCGCGGACGAGGAGGCCGCGGCCCGGCTGATCGAAGAGCTGGAGGAGCGCATGGGTGAGGCGGCGGACAACCTGGAGTTCGAACTCGCGGCGGACATCCGCGATCGTATCCGGGAGCTACGCGAGGAGTACGATCTGGACGGGCCGGACGGCCCGGGCGCGGACGGCGTCCCGGCTCCCGGCCCCGGTGAGTCCTGA